Within the Platichthys flesus chromosome 8, fPlaFle2.1, whole genome shotgun sequence genome, the region GAGCTGCACCGCATTTCACTTCTCATCCAGGATGTAAATGATAATACACCCGTTTTTCCAAAGGAAATAATTAGGTTGGAAATCAGAGAATCTGCTGACAAAGGAGCCAGATATCGGGTCAACGAAGCACACGACTCAGACATTGGACaaaatacagttaaaaaatacagtttacaaAAGAacgaacattttgttttatctgttCGAGACGACAGCGATGGATCTAAGAGCGTCGAGTTGGTACTAGACAAAGAGCTTGACCGTGAGAAGGAGCACGATTTAAATTTCATGCTGATCGCAGTTGACGGTGGCTCCCCACAAAGATCAGGAACTGCTACTATACATGTTACTGTGTTAGATGCTAATGATAACGCACCGGTGTTTGAACGGGCTGTTTACAAAGCCAGTCTACCTGAAAACGCTGCCGTTGATACTATTGTGGTCGCAGTCAGTGCCAGTGATGCAGACGAGGGAATCAATGGGGAGGTGACATATGAATTTAGTCGGATTTTAGAAAGAGCTAAAAAGGTGTTTTCACTGAACAGTAAAACTGGAGAGATAAAAGTCATAGGACCACTGGATTTCGAGATTGATTCTAAACATGAAATGCGGATTGATGCCAAAGACGGCTATGGACTTTCATCTGACTCCAAAGTCATGATTGATATTATTGATGTAAATGATAACGCCCCAGTTGTATATCTTAAATCATTGACCAATCCAATGCCTGAGAACGTGTCACCTGGTACAGAGGTTGGCATCATCAACGTGCAGGACAGAGACTCTGAGACTAGCGGACAGGTTCGCTGCTCCATTCAGCAAAATGTCCCTTTTAAGTTAGTTCCCTctattaaaaactattattcTCTGGTGACCACAGGACAACTGGACCGTGAACTAGTGTCAGATTACAACATTACAATCACTGCCACTGACGAGGGCTCTccacctctgtcctcctctaaaACGGTTCAGTTATCTATCGCTGACATCAACGACAACCCACCTATGTTTGAGGAACAGTCCTACAGCGCATATGTgactgaaaataacaaacctgGCTCCACTTTATGTTCCGTTACTGCTCGAGACCCCGACTGGAGACAAAACGGCACAGTGGTTTATTCTCTGTTACCTGGTGAGGTGAACGGTGCCTCGGTGTCCTCCTATCTATCCGTTAATGGAGACACGGGGGTGATCCACGCTGTGAGGTCGTTTGATTATGAACAGTTCAGGAGCTTTAAAGTCCACGTGATGGCCAGAG harbors:
- the LOC133959212 gene encoding protocadherin beta-15-like, with protein sequence MDIKRKSLLGLVFGFALCVRVTTADLSYSVPEEMRPGSIVGNIAKDLGLEAGKLFTRKARIDTEENHQHYCNIDLKTGDFVIREKIDREELCGEKVSCLLKFELVLESPLELHRISLLIQDVNDNTPVFPKEIIRLEIRESADKGARYRVNEAHDSDIGQNTVKKYSLQKNEHFVLSVRDDSDGSKSVELVLDKELDREKEHDLNFMLIAVDGGSPQRSGTATIHVTVLDANDNAPVFERAVYKASLPENAAVDTIVVAVSASDADEGINGEVTYEFSRILERAKKVFSLNSKTGEIKVIGPLDFEIDSKHEMRIDAKDGYGLSSDSKVMIDIIDVNDNAPVVYLKSLTNPMPENVSPGTEVGIINVQDRDSETSGQVRCSIQQNVPFKLVPSIKNYYSLVTTGQLDRELVSDYNITITATDEGSPPLSSSKTVQLSIADINDNPPMFEEQSYSAYVTENNKPGSTLCSVTARDPDWRQNGTVVYSLLPGEVNGASVSSYLSVNGDTGVIHAVRSFDYEQFRSFKVHVMARDNGSPPLSSNVTVSVFVSDVNDNSPQILYPAPEGNSFMTELVPKAAHGGSMVSKVIAVDADSGQNAWLSYHIVKSTDPGLFSIGLHSGEIRTQRDISESDTMKQNLIVVVKDNGQPSLSATCCMYLLITDNLAEVPELKDISYDEKNSKLTSYLIIALVSVSTFFLTFIIVILGVRFCRRRKPRMLFDGAVAIPSAYLPPNYADVDGTGTLRSTYNYDTYLTTGSRTSDFKFVTSYNDNTLPADQTLRKSPSDFADPFEDSEEVGAFQLSLFV